A single region of the Streptomyces caelestis genome encodes:
- a CDS encoding GntR family transcriptional regulator codes for MTLKIDIDDSAPPYEQVRARISEQARSGELPVGYRLPTVRGLAESLGLAANTVAKAYRALEADGVIETRGRHGTFVAAAGSAADRELAVAAQAYAERARRLGQGQDAALAAVRDALRAAYGE; via the coding sequence GTGACCTTGAAGATCGACATCGACGACAGTGCCCCGCCGTACGAGCAGGTGCGGGCGCGGATCTCCGAGCAGGCGCGGTCGGGGGAGCTGCCGGTGGGGTACCGGCTGCCGACCGTGCGGGGGCTGGCCGAGTCGCTGGGGCTCGCCGCGAACACGGTCGCCAAGGCGTACCGGGCGCTGGAGGCGGACGGCGTGATCGAGACACGCGGGCGTCACGGCACGTTCGTGGCCGCCGCCGGCTCGGCCGCGGACCGGGAGCTGGCGGTCGCCGCCCAGGCGTATGCGGAGCGGGCTCGCAGGCTCGGGCAGGGGCAGGACGCCGCGCTCGCCGCCGTACGGGATGCCCTGCGGGCGGCTTACGGGGAGTAG
- a CDS encoding GNAT family N-acetyltransferase — MTMIVRDLRPDVRADAEGFSQTRRLALPYMLSTPESVVHTLTHAHPDAHFGQLVAEEDGEIVGTAQISVAHGSPEPGQGSANIYVRPDRRHRGAGSLLLRTAEERLAGLGVRKLFAWVLEEPENLAFAERHGFRASRSAYFMRLDLAAGTLPPREAPPAGVELRTAADFADDPRPMFDLDAETASDEPSDIDTEFTDYEAWLEENWKHPLLDRELTTVAVVDGRPAAFSVAHTDGSRYGTAMTGTARAFRGRGLAKLAKNDSLHRARAAGYTEAFTGNDTGNEPMIAINKWFGYEICAKEVRHVREIG, encoded by the coding sequence ATGACCATGATCGTGCGCGACCTGCGACCCGACGTCCGAGCCGACGCCGAGGGGTTCTCCCAGACCCGCCGCCTCGCCCTGCCGTACATGCTGTCCACCCCCGAGTCCGTGGTGCACACCCTGACCCACGCCCATCCGGACGCCCACTTCGGGCAGCTCGTCGCCGAGGAGGACGGCGAGATCGTCGGCACGGCCCAGATCAGCGTCGCCCACGGCAGCCCGGAGCCCGGCCAGGGCTCCGCCAACATCTACGTACGCCCCGACCGCAGGCACCGCGGCGCCGGTTCGCTCCTGCTGCGCACCGCCGAGGAGCGTCTGGCGGGCCTGGGCGTGCGGAAGCTGTTCGCCTGGGTGCTGGAGGAGCCGGAGAATCTCGCCTTCGCCGAGCGGCACGGCTTCCGGGCCAGCCGTTCCGCCTACTTCATGCGCCTGGACCTGGCGGCCGGCACGCTGCCGCCCCGCGAGGCCCCGCCCGCCGGCGTCGAGCTGCGCACGGCCGCCGACTTCGCGGACGACCCGCGCCCGATGTTCGACCTGGACGCCGAGACGGCGTCGGACGAACCGAGCGACATCGACACCGAGTTCACGGACTACGAGGCCTGGCTGGAGGAGAACTGGAAGCACCCGCTCCTCGACCGCGAGCTGACCACGGTCGCGGTCGTCGACGGCCGCCCCGCCGCCTTCAGCGTGGCGCACACTGACGGCAGCCGCTACGGGACCGCCATGACCGGCACCGCCCGGGCGTTCCGCGGCCGGGGCCTGGCGAAGCTCGCCAAGAACGACTCCCTGCACCGGGCCCGTGCCGCGGGGTACACGGAGGCGTTCACCGGCAACGACACCGGCAACGAGCCGATGATCGCCATCAACAAGTGGTTCGGCTACGAGATCTGCGCGAAGGAAGTGCGCCATGTCCGTGAAATCGGCTGA
- a CDS encoding DUF402 domain-containing protein, with product MSVKSADRPGQLDVVLVKAGRTKIRYTGELLTDDGTRVAVRAPWAGGGVRDFGFVRFEPGDVFTEYYWRDRWYAVKEVRSATGALKGWYCDITRPASRTGPELVVEDLDLDLWVSADGTDVRRLDEDEFADSGLAERDSEAAAAALAALDELESLARGGGLTALLV from the coding sequence ATGTCCGTGAAATCGGCTGACCGGCCCGGGCAGCTGGACGTCGTGCTCGTCAAGGCGGGCCGTACGAAGATCCGCTACACCGGCGAGCTCCTGACGGACGACGGCACCCGCGTCGCGGTCCGCGCCCCGTGGGCGGGCGGCGGCGTCCGCGACTTCGGCTTCGTCCGCTTCGAGCCCGGGGACGTCTTCACCGAGTACTACTGGCGTGACCGCTGGTACGCGGTGAAGGAGGTCCGCTCGGCCACGGGCGCGCTGAAGGGCTGGTACTGCGACATCACCCGCCCCGCCTCGCGCACCGGCCCGGAGCTGGTCGTGGAGGACCTCGATTTGGACCTGTGGGTCTCCGCGGACGGCACGGACGTACGGCGCCTGGACGAGGACGAGTTCGCCGACAGCGGCCTCGCCGAGCGGGACTCCGAGGCAGCGGCCGCCGCGCTCGCCGCGCTCGACGAACTGGAGTCACTGGCCCGCGGCGGCGGCCTCACCGCCCTCCTGGTTTGA
- a CDS encoding class I SAM-dependent methyltransferase, with protein sequence MVNDSDGTTSVNTGADVDWDARAAGFDEEPDHGLRDPEVRRAWAARLRSWLPGRAGDVLDLGCGTGSLSLLASEQGHRVTGVDLSPAMVTLARQKLTGRDAMFVIGDAAAPPVGEQRFDAVLVRHVLWALPDPGRALRHWAGLLRPGGRLVLVEGVWGTAAPVGIPAERLIGLLAPVAGQVSVERLSGDPLLWGGEVTDERYAVVAVSGASNQEGGEAAAAGQ encoded by the coding sequence ATGGTGAACGACAGTGACGGCACGACCTCGGTGAACACCGGCGCTGACGTGGACTGGGACGCGCGGGCCGCCGGCTTCGACGAGGAGCCGGACCACGGGCTGCGCGACCCGGAGGTGCGCCGGGCCTGGGCCGCGCGGCTGCGCTCCTGGCTGCCCGGGCGGGCCGGCGACGTCCTCGATCTCGGCTGCGGCACCGGCAGTCTGTCGCTCCTCGCGTCCGAGCAGGGGCACCGGGTGACGGGCGTGGATCTCTCTCCGGCGATGGTGACGCTCGCCCGGCAGAAGCTGACCGGGCGTGACGCGATGTTCGTCATCGGTGACGCGGCGGCACCGCCGGTCGGGGAGCAGCGCTTCGACGCCGTGCTGGTCCGGCATGTCCTGTGGGCCCTGCCCGACCCCGGTCGCGCCCTGCGGCACTGGGCCGGGCTGCTGCGGCCGGGAGGGCGGCTCGTGCTGGTCGAGGGGGTGTGGGGGACGGCCGCGCCGGTCGGGATACCGGCGGAGCGGCTCATCGGCCTCCTCGCGCCGGTCGCCGGGCAGGTGAGCGTGGAGCGGCTGTCCGGCGATCCGCTGCTGTGGGGCGGGGAGGTGACGGACGAGCGGTACGCGGTGGTGGCCGTGAGCGGGGCTTCAAACCAGGAGGGCGGTGAGGCCGCCGCCGCGGGCCAGTGA
- a CDS encoding GNAT family N-acetyltransferase produces the protein MADEEIRPAGAADVPVVEGVIDAAFRPYIERIGRVPQPMEEDHAANVAAGKVFVTGEPVTGLVVVEAFEDHLFLDIIAVHPTARGGGVGRRLLRFVDAHARALALPEIRLYTNALMWENQKIYPKYGYELVERRLDGPYDRVHYRKRLL, from the coding sequence ATGGCAGACGAGGAGATCCGGCCGGCCGGTGCCGCCGACGTACCGGTCGTCGAGGGCGTGATCGACGCGGCCTTCCGCCCGTACATCGAGCGCATCGGACGGGTGCCGCAGCCCATGGAGGAGGACCACGCGGCGAACGTGGCCGCGGGCAAGGTGTTCGTGACGGGCGAGCCCGTCACCGGCCTCGTCGTGGTCGAGGCGTTCGAGGACCACCTCTTCCTCGACATCATCGCCGTCCACCCCACCGCGCGCGGCGGGGGAGTGGGGCGACGGCTGCTGCGGTTCGTGGACGCGCACGCGCGTGCGCTGGCGCTGCCCGAGATCAGGCTCTACACGAACGCGCTGATGTGGGAGAACCAGAAGATCTACCCGAAGTACGGCTATGAGCTGGTGGAGCGACGACTGGACGGGCCCTACGACCGCGTCCACTACCGCAAGCGGCTGCTCTGA
- a CDS encoding esterase/lipase family protein produces the protein MLPWKRVFSPLTALLVTAAAVTVPAASAQAAGAPSSGWNDYSCKPSAAHPRPVVLVHGTLGNSVDNWLGLAPYLKVRGYCVFSLDYGQLEGVPFFHGLGPVEKSAGQLKDFVDQVLATTGAVETDIVGHSQGGMMPRYYLRFLGGAAEVNALVGIAPSNHGTTLSGFTNLLPYFPGAGNLLAKTTPALADQVAGSDFLDRLNAGGDTVPGVRYTVIATKYDEVVTPWRSQYLSGPDVRNVLLQDLCPADLSEHVAIGLFDRITFHEVANALDPARARPTTCASAFD, from the coding sequence ATGCTGCCCTGGAAACGAGTGTTCAGCCCCCTGACCGCGCTGCTGGTGACCGCCGCGGCCGTCACCGTCCCCGCCGCCTCCGCCCAGGCCGCCGGCGCCCCGAGCTCCGGCTGGAACGACTACTCCTGCAAGCCGTCCGCCGCTCATCCCCGCCCCGTCGTCCTCGTCCACGGCACCCTCGGGAACTCCGTCGACAACTGGCTGGGCCTCGCCCCCTATCTGAAGGTCCGCGGCTACTGCGTCTTCTCGCTCGACTACGGCCAGTTGGAGGGTGTCCCCTTCTTCCACGGCCTCGGACCCGTCGAGAAGTCGGCCGGACAGCTCAAGGACTTCGTCGACCAGGTGCTCGCCACCACCGGCGCCGTCGAGACCGACATCGTCGGACATTCGCAGGGCGGCATGATGCCCCGCTACTACCTGAGGTTCCTCGGCGGAGCCGCCGAGGTGAACGCGCTGGTCGGCATCGCGCCCAGCAACCACGGCACCACACTGAGCGGCTTCACCAACCTGCTGCCGTACTTCCCGGGAGCCGGGAACCTGTTGGCGAAGACCACTCCCGCCCTCGCCGACCAGGTCGCCGGCTCCGACTTCCTCGACCGGCTCAACGCGGGCGGCGACACCGTGCCCGGCGTGCGCTACACCGTCATCGCCACGAAGTACGACGAGGTGGTCACGCCGTGGCGCAGCCAGTACCTGAGCGGGCCGGACGTGCGCAACGTCCTGCTCCAGGACCTGTGCCCGGCCGACCTGTCCGAGCACGTGGCCATCGGGCTGTTCGACCGGATCACCTTCCACGAGGTGGCCAACGCCCTCGACCCGGCACGGGCCAGGCCCACCACCTGTGCGTCGGCGTTCGACTGA
- a CDS encoding MarR family winged helix-turn-helix transcriptional regulator, whose protein sequence is MQNSEAMALSAALLAVAGELTQRINDGVVARGFEGVRPAHGFAFARLAPDGATVTDLAAHLGVTKQAASQLVEEMVRKGYVERRPHPDDARARLVVLTGRGWGCTRAAEEAAAEAVREWGDALGEREVRALGEQLLRIAPRGPIRPAW, encoded by the coding sequence GTGCAGAACTCCGAAGCCATGGCCCTGTCCGCCGCCTTGCTCGCCGTCGCCGGTGAGCTGACGCAACGCATCAACGACGGCGTCGTGGCCAGGGGGTTCGAGGGGGTCAGGCCCGCGCACGGCTTCGCCTTCGCCCGGCTCGCCCCGGACGGCGCGACGGTCACCGACCTTGCTGCCCATCTCGGGGTGACCAAGCAGGCCGCCAGTCAGCTCGTGGAGGAGATGGTCCGCAAGGGATACGTCGAGCGACGGCCGCACCCCGACGACGCGCGGGCGCGGCTTGTCGTGCTGACCGGGCGCGGGTGGGGGTGCACGCGGGCGGCGGAGGAGGCGGCCGCGGAAGCCGTGCGGGAATGGGGGGACGCGCTGGGGGAGAGGGAAGTGCGGGCGCTCGGGGAGCAGTTGTTGCGGATCGCTCCGCGCGGGCCCATCCGTCCTGCCTGGTGA
- a CDS encoding cupin domain-containing protein gives MPVVRSSEAVTHEIHGARFVSYATPRSGSKELCAWRGEIPAGLKAPAHTVSREEIFHLLDGELLITLDGRTERIAAGDTVIVNPGVTLTVENPTDRTAYSWVTTSVGLEARLADGTRIVPPWAN, from the coding sequence ATGCCCGTCGTCCGTTCGTCCGAAGCCGTCACGCACGAGATCCACGGCGCCCGCTTCGTCTCGTACGCCACCCCGCGCAGCGGGAGCAAGGAACTGTGCGCCTGGCGCGGTGAGATCCCCGCCGGTCTCAAAGCGCCCGCGCACACCGTCAGCCGGGAAGAGATCTTCCATCTGCTCGACGGCGAGCTGCTGATCACCCTCGACGGCCGCACCGAGCGGATCGCGGCGGGCGACACGGTGATCGTCAACCCCGGCGTCACCCTCACCGTCGAGAACCCCACCGACCGGACCGCGTACTCCTGGGTCACCACCTCCGTCGGCCTGGAGGCACGACTCGCCGACGGCACCCGCATCGTGCCGCCGTGGGCCAACTGA
- a CDS encoding DNA polymerase Y family protein, whose product MTILCVRFQLPPTREADLPRLLGMLEEFTPVVQALPPDGALADLRGAERYFGRDAVELASVIRVRSLALYGVDCVIGAGPGPMLARVALRDAVPGVTCAVPEERDAIAEFLADKPVAALPGVGAATARTLGDYGLDTLGRVAAAPLSTLQRLVGAKAGRELHEKANGIDRGRVVPNAVSRSLATERPFGRDELDPDRHRRALLSAAEEIGARLRALEKVCRTLTLTVRYADRSATTRTRTLTEPTAHSPDLTRAAYGMYEGLGLQRARVRAIALRAEGLDPADQASHQLTFDPVDEKVRLIEEVADRARAKFGPRAVMPGGLGGLAA is encoded by the coding sequence ATGACCATCCTCTGCGTACGTTTCCAGCTGCCTCCGACGCGCGAGGCCGACCTGCCCCGACTGCTCGGGATGCTGGAGGAGTTCACCCCCGTCGTCCAGGCCCTGCCGCCGGACGGGGCGCTGGCCGACCTGCGGGGCGCCGAACGGTACTTCGGGCGGGATGCCGTCGAACTGGCCTCGGTGATCCGGGTGCGCTCACTCGCGCTGTACGGCGTCGACTGCGTGATCGGAGCCGGGCCCGGGCCGATGCTGGCCCGCGTGGCGCTGCGCGACGCCGTGCCCGGGGTGACGTGTGCGGTGCCCGAGGAGCGGGACGCCATCGCGGAGTTCCTCGCGGACAAGCCCGTCGCCGCGCTGCCCGGCGTGGGCGCCGCGACCGCCCGCACACTGGGCGACTACGGCCTCGACACTCTCGGCAGGGTCGCCGCCGCGCCGCTGTCCACGCTCCAGCGGCTGGTCGGTGCGAAGGCCGGCCGCGAGCTGCACGAGAAGGCGAACGGCATCGACCGCGGCCGGGTCGTACCGAACGCCGTCTCCCGCTCCCTCGCGACGGAACGCCCCTTCGGCCGCGACGAACTGGACCCGGACCGCCACCGCCGTGCCCTGCTGTCGGCCGCCGAGGAGATCGGCGCCCGGTTGCGCGCCCTGGAGAAGGTGTGCCGCACGCTCACCCTCACCGTGCGCTACGCCGACCGCTCCGCCACGACCCGCACTCGCACGCTGACCGAACCGACCGCGCACTCGCCGGACCTGACCAGGGCCGCGTACGGCATGTACGAAGGGCTCGGCCTGCAACGCGCCCGGGTCCGCGCGATCGCCCTGCGCGCCGAGGGACTCGACCCCGCCGACCAGGCCTCCCACCAGCTGACTTTCGACCCCGTGGACGAGAAGGTCCGCCTCATCGAGGAGGTCGCGGACCGCGCGCGAGCGAAGTTCGGGCCGCGGGCGGTGATGCCCGGGGGGCTAGGGGGACTGGCGGCGTAG